The Myripristis murdjan chromosome 11, fMyrMur1.1, whole genome shotgun sequence genomic sequence aaaaaaaaactgtcactgtCGTTTCAGCGCTGTGATTGAACAAGCTGTGAATTTATTCTTGGCTTCCTTTTGCAGTCGATGGCTTCAACTCCAAGAGACAAACTGGTAACAAATATGTTGGCTTCTCACAACAGGAAAATGGACTGAGACAACTCAGTGGCAGCTATCCCCAGAATCAATTCAGACCAGCCTCCATAGCTCCAGGATCAACCAACAGCAATAGCATCCACAAAAGGACTGTAGTTAGTGGTGGTTACACTCAGGGGCTTTCCAGCAGGGGATATACTCAAAGTCTTTCGCCGCCAGGTCAAAGTGACAAAACTCCAGTTAGTTTAGTGCATCAAAACAGCTATGGTCGAGTTGTAGTATCCAAACCTAGTTGGCGCACCAGCTCACATCAAGTTGAGAGTCAGAGCCCCCCGAATGAGAAGGGGCCGTTTGGTCTTTCTACCGCTATAGCTAGTGGAAGTTCTGTGACCTCTAAATCTCGGCAACGCCCCAAACTCCAACACCAGAATGACCTTAGTGACGCAAGCAAGCGTGCTTTTAGCATGGGGAAGGGAACATGGCCAGTTCAGAGCAGTACACTGCGTACTGGCCAGTATCTATCAAGCCCTGTTCAGAGTCCTTCTAGGGAAAGTTACTCCTTCACATCAGCCTCCCACCAGCCTGTAGGACAGAGTTCCAGCACTGCTACCAAAACTCCAGCCTACTATGGTCAGAGTTCAGCCATGCTATTCAAGGAGCAAAGCGCAGGCTTCTTTCCCTCTAATGGTGACTCTAGACAACCTCCTCGCCTGTTCACCAGGGGCACGCATGTACCAAAGCAAGACTATTCACAGCTGAAGAGCTCTGCCAGCAGCCCTGCTCGTAGAGTTTCTCTGCGTCGAACCAATTTTGAAGCGCTGAAAGCTGCCCCACGTGCCCCTGACCAAAGTGAGAGCACAGATAGCTACAACCCTAGCTATTCTCAAGGCATCAAAGCTTACCGCAGCCTGCTTTTCTCTGCGAATGGAGGAGGGAATGTCCAAGGAGAGCCCAACTTCATTCCCAGAGCAGTGAAATCAAGTTCCTTCAGCCATGGCCAACCCGCACCAGCCTATAGCCAGAACACTCCCTCCAGCCTCCTGCAGCAACACAGTGTACAGATGCCGATAACTCGGGGACACGTACGTTATCAACCCAGCTACACCTCTACTGCTGAGAAACACATCCCTAACAGTGTTGGTTCTCCCAAGGTCCTCTGGAACACCAGAACCACAACCCAGGAAGCTCACAACCTCCCTGCCTCTGGTTCAGGCCAGACACAATATGGGGGAACGGAAACCTCAGGTCCACGCTTTGCCCCAACTGTTGTTCATAAAATCCCTAAACCCTATGGTGGCTTTCCTATCCGACGGCTTAGAGACCCAGTTGAGAGTATAGCTGATGTAAAGAGGCCACAACCCACCCAGCTGACCTACACAGCGCCGCCACAGCAGAGGGTCTCCTCCACTCAAAAGGCCCAGGACCATAAGAAAAGCAAGTGGACGAAGATTCGACTAGGTTGAGGTGAGCTGAATATTTGTTACTGTCTTCCATGGTGCTGAGACCTGCTTT encodes the following:
- the LOC115367258 gene encoding probable serine/threonine-protein kinase dyrk2 isoform X1, translated to MQSMQSTHIQRKRLHSSGPVVSGTLCPVWMLWHTEMASGIHLGILLICLVQAEHVSCLWDTQVDGFNSKRQTGNKYVGFSQQENGLRQLSGSYPQNQFRPASIAPGSTNSNSIHKRTVVSGGYTQGLSSRGYTQSLSPPGQSDKTPVSLVHQNSYGRVVVSKPSWRTSSHQVESQSPPNEKGPFGLSTAIASGSSVTSKSRQRPKLQHQNDLSDASKRAFSMGKGTWPVQSSTLRTGQYLSSPVQSPSRESYSFTSASHQPVGQSSSTATKTPAYYGQSSAMLFKEQSAGFFPSNGDSRQPPRLFTRGTHVPKQDYSQLKSSASSPARRVSLRRTNFEALKAAPRAPDQSESTDSYNPSYSQGIKAYRSLLFSANGGGNVQGEPNFIPRAVKSSSFSHGQPAPAYSQNTPSSLLQQHSVQMPITRGHVRYQPSYTSTAEKHIPNSVGSPKVLWNTRTTTQEAHNLPASGSGQTQYGGTETSGPRFAPTVVHKIPKPYGGFPIRRLRDPVESIADVKRPQPTQLTYTAPPQQRVSSTQKAQDHKKSKWTKIRLG
- the LOC115367258 gene encoding uncharacterized protein LOC115367258 isoform X2, encoding MGKGTWPVQSSTLRTGQYLSSPVQSPSRESYSFTSASHQPVGQSSSTATKTPAYYGQSSAMLFKEQSAGFFPSNGDSRQPPRLFTRGTHVPKQDYSQLKSSASSPARRVSLRRTNFEALKAAPRAPDQSESTDSYNPSYSQGIKAYRSLLFSANGGGNVQGEPNFIPRAVKSSSFSHGQPAPAYSQNTPSSLLQQHSVQMPITRGHVRYQPSYTSTAEKHIPNSVGSPKVLWNTRTTTQEAHNLPASGSGQTQYGGTETSGPRFAPTVVHKIPKPYGGFPIRRLRDPVESIADVKRPQPTQLTYTAPPQQRVSSTQKAQDHKKSKWTKIRLG